From the genome of Vibrio spartinae:
ACGGCGCTCATCATTCCCGGCAAGTGCCAGAATCGCAGTTCGCTCATCAGCATTCGGCTGACGATAATCAATCGTCGGGTCTCGCAATAATGGCGCTGCCGTTTGTGTATTTTCTTGGACTAAATCACTACGATTTGTGCCTCGCTGTAAATTCCAGCCACCGAAATCACCGCGCCCTGTATTGGCGAAGTTGAAACCAACATAATCTTCAGTGGCTTCACCCATCGTGTCGGCATACTCTTCCCGATTCGCCTTATAGGCATCATTATGTGTACCGGTACTTTGAGCATCGTCCAGATAATGTTGGGTTTCATGGCCGATGGTGTTGACAATATCTTCAAGACGGTAATGCGCTGCATCATTGATGAGCACCGTCCCTTCAGCATATGCGCCTTTCGCGGACTGACCATTCGCTGTTTTGACCAGCGCTGTCATCACTTGTGCCGGGTTCAAACCAAACTGCTCAGCAATGGAGGCTGACAGTGCCTGATAAGCCGTCTCCTTTTGCGCCGGAGTTGCAGTCGGGTTATTGAGTGTCTCGACATACGCCTGATTGTCATCGCTTGTCACAAATGTTTTTGCTGCGGTAAAGAACCCTTGTTTCTGTCCCACATGCTCCCGCAGGCTGCTGACACCACTGTCGTCATCACTCAATAAGCCTACGCTCTTTTTCGTTACCGTATCGGCAATCGCAGTGCCAGTGATTGCATTGCGTTTAAAGTCTTCCTTGATTTGTGCACGCCCCGTCTCACTCAGCAACCGATGGTCAACCGTGACATCAACGTTGCCCTGCTGACGGTCCACTGAATACAGGTCTTTCTCGGTATGCTCGACATCCCGGTTCAGACGCTCGGTATCATCACTGTTGTGTGTGTCCTCGATACGCAACCGTGTGTGTCCTCGATACGCAACCTACAAATGCCACCGCCGCTGCTTCCGTCGCCTACAACGCGCCTATATCGAAGCCCGCTATTCAGAGCATTATGAGATTACCGTGGGAGAATTGGCGTATCTGGAGGTTGAGGTGCAAAAGCTGAAAGGGTTGGTGGAACGGATTTGTTTGGGGCGGGTTGATCCCCAAACAAACCAAAATTAAGGGAGGTTTAGCCAATGAAAACTACTTGTTCAGTACTACTGTATGCCGATATATTCAATTTAGATTTGAACAAAAATCAGCCTGGCTCAAAGCACTCTTATCAAGAAGAAAACATCGGTCCTTTAGCCTATATATCTCAGTAATTCTACCCTGTTAAGCATTTATTCTTTCGTTTTAATTAATATTTACCCGAGTTTATTAGTACTTTCATCATTATCAGACAAAAGCAAACTTAGAGACATATCAATCCATTGATATGACGACATACCTTCAGATTCTGGTCTAAAGCTTCCGCCAATGTCGTTAATAAAACTCTGGGGTAAGTTATCAGTCTCACGCAGTGCTAAAAGGCAACTGTACAGCTCGTGAACTGTGTCTTCTGTTTCACATTTTACAAAACTCTCCATCAAAGACTTAGAGGTAGAGTGGTCATAGCGCCAGTCTTGATGAAAATATGCTTCAGCTAGATACCGTAAAATACTATCCATTTATTACCTATTCATTTGGTTTAGGAAAAGAAGTCTAAAAATTACAAGGACACACACCATAAGTAAATCCATTCCTTGAGGTGCGTTTCCTGATTATTATTTCTTGATTATTTGCTTTTAATCTGTGTGTCCCATGACTACTCAAATGAATCGCTGAAAGAAGAAAACCATTCCGGGAGAATGGTTAGGCTTTTCCGGGCAGGACGCCTGTAAAAGCCGGTTCTGGAAAGCACACGCCCAAGCCAAACAAAAAAGATTTTCTGGTTCGTCTTTCATCTCTGAAAGATGAACTGGCGCACAGAGCACTGATGCCTCTGAAACCGAAAAACGTAATTGTGCGTCATGCCTCGAAGTCAAAGGCGACAAGAATCACCAGACAAACCAATAAAACCGAACCCCGTCGCATTTCTCCCGGCTACCCATCTAAAACCATGACAAACAGTGTTTTTTGCCGCTCGCTTCTTTTATCCTATGGCGATTCAATCCACACAGACCGAATATCGCTTTATGAAAACATCTCTCGACCATTTGCCCGAATCCAAACAGCACGAGCTTCAGAACATTTCAACCATTCTGCGCGATACGCTGGACGACTATCTTCAGGGCAAAACAGCGAGTAAAAGCGAGTTTCGCATCCTAAAAATCATCCTGTTCGGCAGCCATGCCAAAGGCACTTGGGTCAACGATCCGGTCAACGGCTATATCAGCGATTACGATATTTTGGTGATTGTGAACAAAGCCGCACTGGTTGAGGAAGATGTGGTCTGGCAACGCGCTAAAGAGCAGATCGACCGAAAAGTCACTTCCGCACCACTGGGATTGATTGTCCATGATTTGCAGGAAGTGAACGAACGGCTACAGCAAGGGCACTACTTTTTTAAGGATATCCGTGAAGAAGGGATTGAACTGTTTGCCGCCACACCGAAACCATTGGCCGAGCCGGGGGATTTAACCGAAGCAGAAAAGCAGGAAATTGCCCGTAAGCATTATGAACAGTGGTTCAAAAGCGCCAATGGTTTCTTTGATCATTTCCAGTTCAGTTTAGAAAAAGGGGATGAGAAAATTTCTGCATTCATGCTTCATCAAGTCACAGAAAGACTCTTTGCCTGTACCCTACTCACCTGCACCAATTATTTACCCAAGTCCCACAATATCGAAAAACTGGGCAAACTATGCGCCCAAATCGATGCTGAATTTGCAACCATTTTCCCACTCGACAACAAATTCCACC
Proteins encoded in this window:
- a CDS encoding HEPN domain-containing protein, producing MCPRYATYKCHRRCFRRLQRAYIEARYSEHYEITVGELAYLEVEVQKLKGLVERICLGRVDPQTNQN
- a CDS encoding contact-dependent growth inhibition system immunity protein, whose protein sequence is MDSILRYLAEAYFHQDWRYDHSTSKSLMESFVKCETEDTVHELYSCLLALRETDNLPQSFINDIGGSFRPESEGMSSYQWIDMSLSLLLSDNDESTNKLG
- a CDS encoding HEPN domain-containing protein; translation: MKTSLDHLPESKQHELQNISTILRDTLDDYLQGKTASKSEFRILKIILFGSHAKGTWVNDPVNGYISDYDILVIVNKAALVEEDVVWQRAKEQIDRKVTSAPLGLIVHDLQEVNERLQQGHYFFKDIREEGIELFAATPKPLAEPGDLTEAEKQEIARKHYEQWFKSANGFFDHFQFSLEKGDEKISAFMLHQVTERLFACTLLTCTNYLPKSHNIEKLGKLCAQIDAEFATIFPLDNKFHRRCFRRLQRAYIEARYSEHYEITVEELAYLEGEVQKLKGLVERVCLGRTQS